From the genome of Callithrix jacchus isolate 240 chromosome 7, calJac240_pri, whole genome shotgun sequence, one region includes:
- the LZIC gene encoding protein LZIC yields the protein MASRGKTETSKLKQNLEEQLDRLMQQLQDLEECREELDTDEYEETKKETLEQLSEFNDSLKKIMSGNMTLVDELSGMQLAIQAAISQAFKTPEVIRLFAKKQPGQLRTRLAEMDRDLMVGKLERDLYTQQKVEILTALRKLGEKLTADDEAFLSANAGAILSQFEKVSTDLGSGDKVLALASFEVEKTKK from the exons ATGGCTTCCAGAGGAAAGACAGAGACAAGCAAATTAAAGCAGAATTTAGAAGAACAGTTGGATAGACTAATGCAGCAATTACAAGATCTGGAGGAATGCAG AGAGGAACTTGATACAGATGAATATGAAGAAACCAAAAAGGAAACTCTGGAGCAACTAAGTGAATTTAATGATTCACTGAAGAAAATTATGTCCGGAAATATGACTTTGGTAGATGAACTAAGTGGAATGCAGTTG GCTATTCAGGCAGCTATCAGCCAGGCCTTTAAAACCCCAGAAGTCATCAGATTATTTGCAAAGAAACAACCAGGTCAGCTTCGGACAAGGTTAGCAGAg ATGGATAGAGATCTGATGGTAGGAAAGCTGGAAAGAGACCTGTACACTCAACAGAAAGTGGAGATACTAACAGCTCTCAGGAAACTTGGAGAAAAG cTGACTGCAGATGATGAGGCCTTCTTGTCGGCAAATGCAGGTGCTATACTCAGCCAGTTTGAGAAAGTCTCTACAGACCTTG GCTCTGGAGACAAAGTCCTTGCTCTGGCAAGTTTTGaggttgaaaaaacaaaaaaatga